Proteins from a single region of Geothrix sp. PMB-07:
- the lspA gene encoding signal peptidase II, translated as MRRLPWLFLPVGILAADMASKAWIVATLAEGESRAVINGFFHLTLGYNRGAIFGSLYWIPVKVRFALFAVAGLVALLYFGKLFLEEKTPTWDRVALGSILGGALGNGLDRILRGGVVDFLDFAFGSWHYWSFNLADSFILCGAILYGVRMILAAKGEPQKTEN; from the coding sequence GTGCGCCGTCTGCCCTGGCTCTTCCTTCCCGTCGGCATCCTGGCGGCCGATATGGCCTCCAAGGCCTGGATTGTGGCCACGCTTGCGGAAGGCGAATCCCGCGCAGTCATCAACGGGTTCTTCCACCTGACCCTCGGCTACAACCGAGGCGCCATCTTCGGCAGCCTCTACTGGATTCCGGTCAAGGTGCGGTTCGCCCTCTTCGCCGTGGCGGGCCTGGTGGCGCTCCTCTACTTCGGGAAGCTCTTCCTGGAGGAGAAAACCCCCACCTGGGATCGCGTGGCCCTGGGGAGCATCCTGGGGGGCGCCCTGGGCAATGGCCTGGACCGCATCCTCCGGGGCGGGGTCGTGGACTTCCTCGATTTCGCTTTCGGAAGCTGGCACTACTGGAGCTTCAACCTCGCCGACAGCTTCATCCTCTGCGGGGCGATCCTCTACGGAGTGCGCATGATCCTGGCGGCCAAAGGCGAACCGCAGAAGACGGAAAACTGA